The DNA sequence CTGGGAGCTCAAAAACAAATACGGACGCCCCGCGGCCTCAGGAGTATATTATTATTTCCTGAGGTCAGATATTGGTTCCGCCAAAGGCAAGATAGCGGTCATTAAATAGGCGCGGGGGGTTGACTTTTGTTACCTAATTGGCGAAAAGAATTATCGGCGAACCTCATATGCCCTGGAACAGTCTCCGTTAACCGAAGATGCGGATCAGGTCGCTTCGTGTGGCCGCGAGCATCACAATGAGCAGGAAAGCCATACCTATCGTTTGCAGGATGCCGTAAGTTTTTTCCGACGGGAATTTTTTTGTGATTCCTTCCCACGCGAATATGACCACATGCCCGCCGTCAAGAATGGGAATGGGGAAGAGGTTTATCAGGCCGAGGTTGAGGCTCAAGAGCGCCGTGAGTTCAAAAAAGGCTATCCATCCCTGGGAGAGGGTGTCTTTCATTATTGAGGCTATCCCCACCGGACCCGTGACCTCTGCCTTGACTTTTCCCGCTATTGTCATCACGAGAAATCTCGCGGTCATTATTACGATGCCGGCGCTCCTGTCGGCGGCTGTCAGGAATGCCCTGTGCGGCGCGATGGGGGAGCGGGCGTAAGGGGCGCTGATGCCGATGAGTCCCGTTCCCGTCTGTTTGTCCAGTGCGGGGATTATGGTTTTTTCAAAACGCTTTCCGTTCCGTTCAATAATAAACAGCAAGTCTTTTCCGGCGCTGGGGTGAATGGCGGAAACAAGGTCGTCCCATTTTTCCATTGCCCGGCCGTCTATCGAGACTATCCTGTCCCCGGGTTTTAACCCGGCACTTTGGGCGGGGCTGCCGTCGAGTATATTTCCCGTTTTCGCCAGGTTCTGTATGATAAGTTTTCCGCCCGCCCAGGTCGTGATGAAGAATATCAAAAAACCGAGGATGAAATTTCCCGCAGGTCCCGCGGCGACGACAAAAATCCTCTGCAGAGGGCTTTTTGAGAAAAATCCGTCGGGTGAGGAGAGTTCTGCGGTTTCAAAAGGGTGTTCCCCCCGCATTTTGACATAACCTCCCAGGGGTATCAGGGATAAGAGGAATTCGGTCTCTCTTTTTATTTTGATGAGAACCGGCCCGAATCCGAGAGAGAATTTCTCAACATAAACGCCTATTATCCTCGCCGCGGAATAATGGCCGGCCTCGTGTATGATTATGACAAGGCTGATAGCCAGCAGTATGTAAACGGAATCCAGGATGTTGGCGCCCGTAAAGATCCCGCCAAGCCGCGTTAAGATCGATCCAATATTCATTTTATAAGTTTTTCCGCGCGGCCTTTCGCCCATTTCTCAACACGCAGCACATTGGGGATATTGTAGCGCATTTTCGGCGTTTCAGAAAGCGTTTTCCTGATAATGGGAGCAATGCGCGCGAAGGGAATGCGTTCATCGAGAAAAGCTTTTACCGCTGTTTCATTGGCTCCTACAAGAGCGGCCGGATACAGCCCGCCTTTTTTTCCGGCATCAAGCGCCAGGCCGAAACATATGAATTTCCCTGCGGGATATTTTTCCAGCGTCATATCCAGTTTTGTGAAATTCATCAGATTGCGCATTTTCTGTTTTTGGGGGTAATGCAGGGCGTAGCTTATGGGTATTTTCATATCGGGCATGGAAAGATATGCATTCACACTGCCGTCGGCAAATTCAATCATTCCGTGTATCAGCGCCTTGGGGTGCAGCAGCACCGCGATCCTGGAAAAATCCATGGAGAAAAGGTGATGGGCTTCGATCACCTCAAGGCCCTTGTTCATGCCTGTGGAAGAATCCACGGTTATCTTTTTACCCATTTTCCATATAGGATGCGCGAGTATGAATCCGGGCGTTATTTTCTTTCCGGAGGCTGTGAGGATAGCCCCGCCGGAAGCTGTTATATATATTTTTTCCGGCGTGACTTTCGAATTTTCCATGCATTGAAAAATCGCGCTGTGCTCGGAATCCACAGGGATTATCTTTCCTCCGTGTTTTTTAGCGGCCGCGGTTAAAATGTCCCCTGCCATGACTATGGGCTCTTTGTTGGCCAGGGCGACGGTTTTACCTTTGGAAAGAGCCTCCAGTATGGGGATGAGGGCGGAGCTTCCCGAAGATCCGGCGATGACAAGATC is a window from the Candidatus Omnitrophota bacterium genome containing:
- the rseP gene encoding RIP metalloprotease RseP yields the protein MGERPRGKTYKMNIGSILTRLGGIFTGANILDSVYILLAISLVIIIHEAGHYSAARIIGVYVEKFSLGFGPVLIKIKRETEFLLSLIPLGGYVKMRGEHPFETAELSSPDGFFSKSPLQRIFVVAAGPAGNFILGFLIFFITTWAGGKLIIQNLAKTGNILDGSPAQSAGLKPGDRIVSIDGRAMEKWDDLVSAIHPSAGKDLLFIIERNGKRFEKTIIPALDKQTGTGLIGISAPYARSPIAPHRAFLTAADRSAGIVIMTARFLVMTIAGKVKAEVTGPVGIASIMKDTLSQGWIAFFELTALLSLNLGLINLFPIPILDGGHVVIFAWEGITKKFPSEKTYGILQTIGMAFLLIVMLAATRSDLIRIFG
- a CDS encoding 1-deoxy-D-xylulose-5-phosphate reductoisomerase, encoding MKKTPPKNICLLGSTGSIGRQVLEVAGRSRNFRIVSMSAHSNTKLFAEQMRKFKPEKACITDQASFEKYPRPLAGAAKILPPDKLSSLCTDKKTDLVIAGSSGSSALIPILEALSKGKTVALANKEPIVMAGDILTAAAKKHGGKIIPVDSEHSAIFQCMENSKVTPEKIYITASGGAILTASGKKITPGFILAHPIWKMGKKITVDSSTGMNKGLEVIEAHHLFSMDFSRIAVLLHPKALIHGMIEFADGSVNAYLSMPDMKIPISYALHYPQKQKMRNLMNFTKLDMTLEKYPAGKFICFGLALDAGKKGGLYPAALVGANETAVKAFLDERIPFARIAPIIRKTLSETPKMRYNIPNVLRVEKWAKGRAEKLIK